CAAAATTTTTAAGGATCACGTAAGCAAGCAGTGCATCTTggatgattttgatttctaCGAAGATAGACAGAAGAAAATCCTGGAGAAGAAAGCCAAGCAACAGCATTACCACAAACAGGTGAGTTTGGTACTCTAACTTCTGGATCAGTGCTTCCCTATTTACGCATTTCTGGAAGATTAATAACAATAGTTTGCAGACTCAAGTGTGGGAAGGCAAACCAACTGAATTGAAGAACAAGGAGAATAAGGAATGTGCGAATGCTCAAGTGGAGAAAGAAAGTGTAACGGCCGGTGTGGCGAATGGGAATGGGGATGTTACAGAAAGCATCACTCTTACAAAGTCTAGTGACGCAAAACCTGCTGTTACTATTCCTGAGAGCGAAGTGGTTGCTAATGGGTGCTAGCTTGGGTTGTCGGAATACTCTCTAGTAGGAGAATGAGTGCAGAAGCAACAGATGTGTTATTCAGCAAAGCAAGCCGCTCcgattttcttgtccttgatggctcttttttttttttgtttgaggaAGGTAtaatgtttctttttcttggttgtcagtttttgtttttatttctattttttctttttaatatctGATCTTGTTTCATAGCGCTCTAATTTAAGCGGTTTTTGATAGTCGTTCTCATATGATAATTGTGCTTTTTATCTGTTAGATTCATAACTgtgttttcttatatttattcGAAATGTAATTCGACTCAATTGCTACTAAAAAGAATATGGTCTAGCTAATAAAAACTAAGTCCGGAGGAATTggatggaataaaatagataaagaatGTGCAAGAAAAACTTGGTTTGGAGGTATTGGAAGGAAGAAAATAGTTGAAGAATGTGTAAGAAGCCAGAAACTTTGGCCGAATGGAGCAAGTTCGATGATATTCATGGGAATGCTCGTAAGGTGTTCCtcgaggaaaaaaaattacagagATGACAATATATACGGAATTGTTCTAAACTATCCGAAATTCTCATGTGGCACTAAGTTGAGCATCCGCAATAGTGGATGTCACGGCGGACGTCAGCTATTGTGTTGTTTGAGGCGGATGCAGACGTCGACGGCGGACGAGTAGTCATCTGTTGGTGTACGCGGACGTCCGTTGAGACATCCGCTATTGCGGTGACACGGCGGTGTCcaagttttcaattttttttgaactctggttgaacttcatttcattcgcaccacttgtttaaatcattattttttttatttaatgaaattattattgcaCTTTCTCCGTCCGTATttgtgtcgaaattttaattccgtaaattgtttaatttggtgaatttttattattgtccTTGTCCGTTGTGATGTCCTTGGGGATATCCGCGTGCGGTGGGATGTCCTTACGACGTGGCATGAGGTGTTTTTGGGGTGTCTACGGGTGGTACATTTGTtcctattgtggatgctctaactaCATCAGATGCAATGGCGAGGCCTGTTTGCTTGAACACTAACCGACAATTATTTCATAGGCCAGAAAGCACCAGAAAGTAAGGCCAAGAGCCCTTCAACGTTGGACAATGCCAACGATTTTCAAGAGCCCTATGCGCGAATAAGAATAACTAATTCAATTGGTGACGTGCAATCTAAAAATTGATAGTTTAGCAATGATCTAATCGCAAAAATTATACTTACTCCTAGtaagtaaaatatattgtcgaaatcaatttaaaatatttaataatggTCTATaccaataatatttaataatttgagtttgatgCAGAAATTATGATTTTGAGATTGAATTTGATATGAAGGGAGTGAGATTTTAGAAATAGAGCGATAGTATTACTATTAACAATCCGAATAAAATGTTCCTGTGATTCAGTCCAGATCGAAAGTAAACTCAGTTGAATCCAATGGAGGAATTCCCGGAGGAGCTTCGTACGCCGCCGGTAGCTCTTTCCTGCCTCATCGGCTGCCCCGACGTCCATCCCCTTATTACTGCGCACCTCCACTCCCAGCAGCCCCCAATCAATGCCATCGCATTGCCCGATTTCTCTAACATCTCTATCATCCCTCCGAAGAAGCCCTCCAGAGACACTTCAGATCCCCCAGCCGGCATCATAAAGCGCGATTGGTTCTCCAAGCATCGCACCAGGATTCCCGCCGTCGTCGCTGCCATTTTTTCCTCGCGCGATGTCTCCGGCGATCCCGCTCAGTGGCAACAACTTTGCTCCGACCTTGACAGACTCAAGTACATCCCCTCTAATTTCTATCTTACACTCTGTGTAATTGGTGCTGAATTCCTTTGCTGCTTCCTTCGCAGGGCGTCGATCCGTGGCAGGAACATCAAATTGGTGGTTCTGGTTGTCACTAAGTGGAATGATAAAGGTCTGTGAGTTTTCGGACGTGTCGGATTGCTGATTTCATCAATTGTCTGTATGCTTATGTTCGATTGATGAGCTCAATTACTTTTGATCAGAATATGAATGTTTTGGGGCTATGTTTGTGCCTGCCGTAGAAACAATGATTGTAGTCCTAAGTTATACATTTGGGATATATACTGCAGAAATATGGCTTTGCAATGGTGTTGGTCTTACCTGAGGattttcaaattctcaaaTGAAACATTGTAAAAGGAGAAGATATTGTATAGAGAAGAGAACAGGAGTCATACTATACATCTTTCTTTGGTGTTCTGTGTTAGTTATACAGATAATTTGGATTATATTTCCTGAATAATGTCTGAATGAACAGAATTTGAGATCCTTACAATTTATACTATGCACTAGctattttatacaataaataaatttacatctTAGTTATTTTGTTCAGCTCTCGGATCTGATACCTATAAGTCAGACTTCTTGCATTTAATGCTCTTCTGCACTGTGTGCGTCTGTTTGAATGAGCTTGAGGAAAAAATGTGTCAGTATTAGATGTTTTGGTCTCCTTAGCGTCCTCCTTTTCTTTTCGTTGGAATGGAGAGGTGGGATGTGTTTTATTTAACTCACGATCTGTAAATTCTGTTGCAGATAACACAAGTGAAGAACGTATACTTGCCTTGAGAAAACGCGCAGAAATAGATTCAAAAAATCTGATCATTTTTGTACCGGATCATGAACCAGAGCTTCAACAATGTCTTAGCAGGCAGGTCCCTTTAATTGTGCCCCTATTAAAGTTTTTGGTTTGACGACCATAATAtattcatactccctccgtccacaaaaatagacaaagttgtaaatgacacgggttttaatgcataattggtaaagtaagagagagggagggaaAATGTGGTGGAAGTAGTGTTAAtggattgtggggtccacATTTAGAATGATGTGTATGGTTAGTATTGGTttaaaactttccatttttcgaattagtctaattttggtggacgacCCTAAATGGTAAAccttgtctattttttttgtggacggagggagtaataagtTTTCATTCTATTTGAAACCTCGGTAATGCTAAACCTACGGAATTGTATGTGCTTGAACCAAATTCCTGTTCTCTCTtcaaatatctcaaatttgtAAAGCCTAGTAGCTACTTCTTTCAGGCTTTGGACTGTGTTGGGAGAACTGGCTAACGCATATTATAGGGACGAAGGTCGAAGAGTAAGATCACGccttgaaaagaaaaattacacCTCAATGGAGCTAAATGTTCGGTACTGTTTCAAGGTAAGGCCGTTCTGTTATTGTGGTTCTCTTTTGAATCTGTTTTAAGAGTTACAGGATTCTCGTGATATCTTTACATTTGAAGTATATGAATTAATATATTGGGAATATACACCATTATTTCCTTCACACATGTTGGTTTTTAGTACCTTTACCTTATACAATTATCCATGCTTTAGTCATCTTAAACATATTGAATCGTCTTTTTGCTAGTGTCCTTGTCTTAAATTTGTAATCAATACTTACTAATGAATTTTCTGTTCCTCTTTCTTATGCAATCTAAACCTTATCAACCTCTAGGTTGCTATATATGCAGAATTTAGAAGGGACTGGCTCGAAGCTCTCAAGTTATATGAGGATGCATATCATGCATTGCGGGAGGTACTTCTTTGATCACGGCTACAGAGTCAAGTTTGATTTATGCCGCTTATAGAGGCTCAGTTGTGGTTTAAGAACCTTTTACTGTATATCTGAAGTAAATTATTGTTGTCTGAGTTGCTAGTACTGGAATTTCTAAAATCACTTAAGATTCTTGTCATCTTTTAAACCAGATAAATAATGTCTGTGATAACTTAAATGCTCTATTATGTATATGCTTTCTTTATGCAGTTATTCtcccattatttatttttgttctaattatttattgactGTTAtgcttattatttttaactcaGATGGTTGGAACATCAACTAGAATGCCTCCAATCCAACGCCTGGTTGAGATCAAGGCAGTTGCCGAACAACTGcattttaaaatgtcaacgATATTGCTGCATGGCGGAAAAGTTCTTGAAGCAATTACATGGTTCCGTCAGCACACTGCTAATTATAGAAAACTTGTAGGAGCACCAGAAGTTATATTTCTTCATTGGGAATGGTTAAGCAGACAGTACATGGTATTTGCTCAACTGTTGGAGACAAGCTCACCCAATGCTCTGCTTGTTCCAAGTACGGCCTCTGTTGCGGAAGAAAAACCAACGGAATGGGAATTCCATCCAGCTTACTACTATCAGGTCACTCCATAactgagataaaaaaaaaagtacttatTCAATGATGAGTTTTCACCTTGTATCTAGTCAGATGAGTTCTAACTGTCAATTTATTCATATCTCCTTTTCGTAGTTGGCAGCTAGTTACCTCAAGGAAAAGAATACATGTCTGGAATTTGCACTATCTATGTCCATAGATGTTGGTGCATTTGATGGCAGTGCAGAGTCTGTTGTGGCTTCTGCGTATCTTGGGCAGTATTCCAGGTTGCTTGAGCATGAAGATGCCTTCATAATGCAGCCGTGAGTTTTTCTGGccaattaatctatttttctATCTACATGCTAGAAGAGGTCTAGAGAATAGAgattgtagtagtataatgcataattgaaGTATAACATCTGAGTCAATTTGAAATGCAGTTTGACGGATATGGAATATTCCCATTATGCACTTGCAGAAGGGAAACGATTCAAGGATTCCTTTGAAATCATTGCCCTCCTAAAGAAATCGTTTGAAGCATACAGTAGCTCAAAAGCTGAAAGAACAGCTGCCTATTGTGGACTGCAGATGGCTAGAGAATACTTTTCCCTAAATGACTTCAGTAATGCCAAGCAAATCTTTGACAGTGTAGCAAATCTTTACCGACGTGAAGGCTGGCTATTGTCATTGTGGGAAGTCTTGGGGTACTTACGAGAGTGCTCAAAGGGTATGAGTTCAGCCAAAGACTTCATAGAATATTCACTTGAAATGGCTTCTTTGCCTGAAACAACCGGTTCTTCGGAGTCGTTCTCTAAGGACTGTGGTCCAGCAGGGCCTGCAACTCCTTCACAGAGAGAAAAGATACACAAGGAAGCATTTGAGGTTGCCAGAGGTGAGTCAGAACTTAATTCCGACGAACAGAACAGTGCtattaaagtaaaaagtgatcATCCCATTTATCTTGAGATTGATCTTATTAGTCCATTAAGGGTGACTCTCCTAGCTCTAGTTGCCTTTCATCAGCCAATGGTTAAGCCTGGTGGTCAATCTCTCATCACTATATCACTTCGATCCCAATTGCCGATAAATGTTGAGATTGATCAGTTGGAGGTGCAATTCAATCAATCAGAgtgtaattttgttattacAAATGGTCAGAAGCCACAGATAAGTTCAATCGACATTGTACAACCGGGTCACAGGGTTGAGACAGCTCCTGATCTGGTGCTTGCAACAAACAAATGGTTACGACTGACTTATGATATAAAATCTGGTAAGTTGAAAAAAGATATCACGTGcttcaatatttttgttttctagttTACACAAAGTGTGAGTGTAAAATATTCCTGCTTGAATATTGATGTTGTCATTCATATGATGCCCTTCATGCTTCTAAATTAGATATTATCGTGAATTTTATGCAGATCTGAGTGGAAAACTTGAATGCATACATGTAATTGCTAGAATAGGACCAAACTTCACAATATGCTGCAGAGCTGAAAGTCCTGCATTGATGAATGATTCACCACTTTGGAAATTTGAGAACCGGCTGGAAACTATTCCCATCAAGGATCCAGGTCTGGCATTATCTGGACAGAAGGCTATACAAGTTGAAGAACCAGAGCCACAAGtggatttgattttagattCGTCTGGCCCTGCATTGGTTGGAGAAAGCTTTATTTTACCCGTGAGAGTTGCCTCCAGAGGACATGCAGTGCATTCAggtgaattaaaaattaatcttgtAGATACAAGAGGTGGTGGTCTTCTTAGTCCAAGGGGAGAAGAATCGTTCTCATCTGACAATATCCATGTTGAGCTTGTTGATATCTCCTGTGATGCACCTCAAGATAAGTCTGGAGCTCCTTCCGacaaaattcagaaaattcaGCCATCTTTTGGATTAATATCTGTCCCATCCTTGGATATGGGGGAGTCATGGTCGTGCAAACTGAAAATTAAGTGGAACCATCCTAAGCCTATTATGCTTTATGTCTCATTAGGATACCTCCCTCAGAGTGATGAACCTAGTTTGCAGAAAGTGCATGTCCACAAAAGCTTgcagattgaagggaaaattGCTGTTGCAATCAGCCATCGGTATATGCTTCCTTTTAGGCAGGATCCTCTTTTGCTGTCGAAGCTCAAGTCAGTTACAGAGACTGATCAAACACCCTACCTTGctttaaatgaaaaaacattGCTTGTAATCAGCGTTAAGAATAGTTCAGAGGTTCCCCTGAGATTGCTATCTATGTCCATTGAGACGGAAGAGAAAAGTGTTGCTTGCACTATACAACCTCAGCAGGAAGAGTTCAGGGAAGCCGTAGTCAATATGCCAGGGGAAGAGTTCAAGAAGGTTTTCACCATCATTCCTAAAGTGAATTCGACTAAGCTGAAGATTGGTACTGTGAGTCTGAGATGGGAAAGGGATTCTAACGACACTTCATCTCAAGTTACAAAATATAGACTTCCTGACGTGAACGTGGAGCTACCTCTGTTGGCTGTGAGTGTAGAATGTCCACCTCATGCCTTTCTTGGAAACCCTTTTCTGTATTCAGTGAAGATTCTCAATCAGACGGAGATGCTTCAAGAGATCAAATGCTCGATATCAGACTCACAGAGCTTCGTCCTATCGGGCCCCCACAGTGATACAATGCTTGTCCTGCCGAGATCAGCCCAGGTTCTCACGTACTTGCTTGTACCCTTGGGATTAGGGTCGCTACAGCTTCCTAGAGTTACTGTAGCCTCTGTGAGATATTCTGCTGGTCTGCTGCCATCCACTGCGTCGTTGCTTGTCTTCGTCTACCCAACCAAGCCCCATGTTGATCTCAAGCCGCCCGGTGAGGCTTGAACCCAGTCGTCTCTCCAACTCCTTCGGTAACACCAAACCTGGCTGAAGTCCTATTCAAAGTCACATGGCGCGTTAAAATACcgtttttgtttcttttttttttttgtaattaccAAGGTTATTCATCGGCGGGTTCAATAACTATTCCCcgcttttttcttttaattttttgttaagcGGTGTATTCAACTCAGATGGGACTAGAGAAGTTCATATTGTTCGAGTATAATGCATACATGGGCCacaatttgatcaattttatgGTGTTGTTGCACTCTTCATGAAGTAGGTCCCAtgaatcaataatatatacacacataaaaattattcaaaacgTAAATTTATAAGTAGTAATTGAGCTCGGGCCGGCTATCAAAGAATGTTGAAATAATTTGGAAATATTTGTGACAAAATGATGGCTGTAATTGGAATTggtgtttaaaataattaacttataTAGTGTCGTGTTGAAGAATAAAATTCGATAAATAGGAGTACTCCAGAAAGAGCAATGAAATCGAAATAGGGATAGTTTTGTCTTGGTTGAATTGCAAATCTGGCCAATAATGAAACACGCCACGTGTGATATTGAATTCACAAATACATAGAAGTAGAAGGACTGAATCGAAAGAAGAGGTGGGCGTATATGAATCACAAATCTCAACTTTAATTTCTCCTCTCCCAAAACCCTCAAGAAAAGACTTTTCCTTCGCCCGCTCTTTTCTAGGGTTCTTTCGCGCTCCTCACTCTCAACTAATCCCATGGCCGCCGCCGTTCCGCCTCCTGCAGATCGTAtccttttcttctctttctcttgcTCCACTTTGATTTCAATACCTTTCTTCTCTGCATAAActcatgtttttttatttttagttgcGGTAGATCTGAGCTTCTTGTATCTGAGATCCCCGTCGTTAATTCTGTGCTGATTTGGTCCGCCTTGGTGATTTACGTGTTTATCTTTCCACACGAGCTACGCCTTAGCTTCAAATCTTGAGAaatttttcgatataaaatcaaatttattttttctgttgTTTTAGTCATTGTTCTGTTTGAATCTTCCtgtattaaatcatttttcgTGTGAAAATGTATTCCTTTACTTCTCTCTGCTATAGAGGCTGCAGATTTATTGCAGAAATTGTCACTGGACTCGCAGGCGAAGACTATCGAAATTCTCGATGCCACTAAGAAGGTCACGAATTGATTTGtgttatctatttttaaattcgaTGTTATTTGTAGCATGCTGGATCACTTTGTTCTTTATCGCTGAATCCTTTTGCTGCTCTGCAGCCATCAGTTGATTCTGGAAACGTGGCTAATGGGACACAAATGGAGCGATCTATCACGCCTCAAATTCCAGATTTTATGGATCCTACGGTGTGCTACTATCCGTCACCTGCTTACTATTATACTCGTAAGttgtttattttgaaatttgcaaAATACTGTTTTATTTGCtgaaattttcatatatatatttttgacatgATAGATCCTACTGTTTTCAGTGGTTTAGCTTacattttctgatttttgcCCATCCATTTGTATTTAGCCTTTGAGGGAAATGAATGGGAAGATTACGCACGATACCTGAGCCCAGATGGAGTGGAGCTGACTCCGGTAAGCATAGTGTTTAAAATGCCCATTTTGGGCACATATCCATTTTAATGCTTACATGTGTTGATTGATTTTGCTTTGGGACTAGTCTGTATCATTACAATCTTACATTTTTACCATTTGCTTACAACTCTTCATTGGTTTGCAGGGTGCTTATGGGGACATGTATCATGGTTATG
The genomic region above belongs to Salvia hispanica cultivar TCC Black 2014 chromosome 3, UniMelb_Shisp_WGS_1.0, whole genome shotgun sequence and contains:
- the LOC125215498 gene encoding trafficking protein particle complex subunit 11-like, whose amino-acid sequence is MEEFPEELRTPPVALSCLIGCPDVHPLITAHLHSQQPPINAIALPDFSNISIIPPKKPSRDTSDPPAGIIKRDWFSKHRTRIPAVVAAIFSSRDVSGDPAQWQQLCSDLDRLKASIRGRNIKLVVLVVTKWNDKDNTSEERILALRKRAEIDSKNLIIFVPDHEPELQQCLSRLWTVLGELANAYYRDEGRRVRSRLEKKNYTSMELNVRYCFKVAIYAEFRRDWLEALKLYEDAYHALREMVGTSTRMPPIQRLVEIKAVAEQLHFKMSTILLHGGKVLEAITWFRQHTANYRKLVGAPEVIFLHWEWLSRQYMVFAQLLETSSPNALLVPSTASVAEEKPTEWEFHPAYYYQLAASYLKEKNTCLEFALSMSIDVGAFDGSAESVVASAYLGQYSRLLEHEDAFIMQPLTDMEYSHYALAEGKRFKDSFEIIALLKKSFEAYSSSKAERTAAYCGLQMAREYFSLNDFSNAKQIFDSVANLYRREGWLLSLWEVLGYLRECSKGMSSAKDFIEYSLEMASLPETTGSSESFSKDCGPAGPATPSQREKIHKEAFEVARGESELNSDEQNSAIKVKSDHPIYLEIDLISPLRVTLLALVAFHQPMVKPGGQSLITISLRSQLPINVEIDQLEVQFNQSECNFVITNGQKPQISSIDIVQPGHRVETAPDLVLATNKWLRLTYDIKSDLSGKLECIHVIARIGPNFTICCRAESPALMNDSPLWKFENRLETIPIKDPGLALSGQKAIQVEEPEPQVDLILDSSGPALVGESFILPVRVASRGHAVHSGELKINLVDTRGGGLLSPRGEESFSSDNIHVELVDISCDAPQDKSGAPSDKIQKIQPSFGLISVPSLDMGESWSCKLKIKWNHPKPIMLYVSLGYLPQSDEPSLQKVHVHKSLQIEGKIAVAISHRYMLPFRQDPLLLSKLKSVTETDQTPYLALNEKTLLVISVKNSSEVPLRLLSMSIETEEKSVACTIQPQQEEFREAVVNMPGEEFKKVFTIIPKVNSTKLKIGTVSLRWERDSNDTSSQVTKYRLPDVNVELPLLAVSVECPPHAFLGNPFLYSVKILNQTEMLQEIKCSISDSQSFVLSGPHSDTMLVLPRSAQVLTYLLVPLGLGSLQLPRVTVASVRYSAGLLPSTASLLVFVYPTKPHVDLKPPGEA